ACCAAAGGCTGATGGGCAGCGCCACCGGCGGCAAGGCCAGCTTTAACTGCCCTGCGGGCCTTCAAAAACGAGGAAATGCCCAAGTACAGCAAATACAATCCGCCGGCAACCTTAATCCAGCGAAAAACTTCTGCGGACTGTTCCAAAACGGCGGCCAGCCCAAGCCCAACCAAGGCCCCCCACAGCAAGGCGCCCGTGGCGGATCCCGCGGCTGCAGAGATACCTGCACCAACTCGATTTAAAGAGATACACAGCACCATGAAGGTGTCCGGCCCCGGGATGAGAGCCAACATGATGCACAGCCCGGCAAAGCCAAGTAAAGAAACGAAGGTCATGAGGCAATTATCCGGGCGGTTGGTGCGATTAAATGACCACCCGCCCACCCTGGTGTCCGTAATTCCAGACAGCACCCAGGTAGTGTCATACAGGCGGCCCAATCATGTAGGACGTCTCACGCGGCCATGTGTGAGAAGTCACATAAGGGGGCATCTGTAATGCCAGACGCAATGCCCGGTGCGCGCACCCAAGGTGCCTGCCCGGCGTCGTACGCTAAGGGCATGAGTGAATTAATCAGCAACATTGGCGAGTTAATGACACAAGACGGAGAGCACGGCACGCTTCGCAACGCCGCAATAGTTCTGGAGGGCGAGCGGATCTCCTGGATCGGGCCCACGGCTGATGCGCCAGCCGCGGATGTCCATACGGATGCCCAGGGACGTGCCGTACTGCCTGGCTGGGTGGATTCGCACACGCACCTCATTTTTGCAGGGGACCGCACCGCCGAGTTTGAGGCGCGCATGGCCGGTGAAAGCTACAGTGCTGGCGGGATTGCGGTCTCCGTGGAGGCAACACGGAGCGCCAGCGATTACGATCTCACCCGTCTTGGCATGGGCAGGGTAGCTGAAGCCGTTTCGCAGGGCACCACGTATTTGGAGACCAAAACCGGGTACGGTCTGGACGTGGATCAGGAGGCCCGCAGTGCCCGGATCGCTTGCACCATTGCCGATGAGGTGACCTATTTGGGAGCCCACTTGGTCCCGGCCGGTATGGATGCCGATGAGTACACCGAGCTTGTGTGCACTGACATGCTCCAGGCGGTCCGTCCCTATGCCAAGTGGGCTGATGTGTTTTGTGAGCGCGGGGCCTTTAGCCCGGAGCAGTCCCGAAAGGTGCTTTCCGCGTGCCGCGACGCCGGGTTGGGATTGCGCGTCCATGGCAATCAGCTCGGTCATGGCGACGGCGTGAAGCTGGCGGTGGAGTTCGGCGCGGCAAGTGTTGATCACGTTAATTTTCTAACGGAGCAGGACGTGTCCCTGTTGGCGCAGTCATGGTCGGGGTGGGATGGTGGCGCCAATGGAGGGCGCGGGTCCGGTCAGCGCGGGACGGTCGCCACGGCGCTTCCGGCTTGTGATCTATCCACCCGTGCACCGTTGGCTCCGGGGCGGGAACTATTGGATGCCGGCGTGCCGCTGGCCCTTGCCTCCAACTGCAATCCAGGGACTTCTTACACCTCATCCATGGCGTTTTGTGTCACAACTGCCGTCCTGCAGATGCGGCTAAGCGTTCATGAGGCGGTCCGTGCGGCAACCTATGGGGGTGCGCTGGCGCTGGGACGCGAGTCCGGGCTCGATGAAAACGGGAAACGTGCAGTGGGTTCCCTCGCTGTGGGGCATCGGGCTGATCTGCATATGCTCAAGGCCCCGTCCGCCACACATTTGGCGTACCGCCCAGGGGTTCCGCTGACGGCCGCGGTGTGGCGGGCCGGCGTCAGGGCGGTCTAACCC
This genomic window from Arthrobacter sp. TMP15 contains:
- a CDS encoding LysE family translocator, with translation MTFVSLLGFAGLCIMLALIPGPDTFMVLCISLNRVGAGISAAAGSATGALLWGALVGLGLAAVLEQSAEVFRWIKVAGGLYLLYLGISSFLKARRAVKAGLAAGGAAHQPLVYSKRAGYAAGTVSTLLNPKVGLFYLAVVPQFIPQGGNTLAMAMILGATLGVIGFLYLTSIAIVAYKAMKWLRKPKVNTMIERISSGVLAVLGVGVIASGAAS
- the hutI gene encoding imidazolonepropionase, coding for MSELISNIGELMTQDGEHGTLRNAAIVLEGERISWIGPTADAPAADVHTDAQGRAVLPGWVDSHTHLIFAGDRTAEFEARMAGESYSAGGIAVSVEATRSASDYDLTRLGMGRVAEAVSQGTTYLETKTGYGLDVDQEARSARIACTIADEVTYLGAHLVPAGMDADEYTELVCTDMLQAVRPYAKWADVFCERGAFSPEQSRKVLSACRDAGLGLRVHGNQLGHGDGVKLAVEFGAASVDHVNFLTEQDVSLLAQSWSGWDGGANGGRGSGQRGTVATALPACDLSTRAPLAPGRELLDAGVPLALASNCNPGTSYTSSMAFCVTTAVLQMRLSVHEAVRAATYGGALALGRESGLDENGKRAVGSLAVGHRADLHMLKAPSATHLAYRPGVPLTAAVWRAGVRAV